One genomic segment of Arachis duranensis cultivar V14167 chromosome 4, aradu.V14167.gnm2.J7QH, whole genome shotgun sequence includes these proteins:
- the LOC127746659 gene encoding uncharacterized protein LOC127746659 has product MVWLNEDGGKIHASIKRVFVSQFVNLLEEGISYQIRYVGVGLNKGYFKITHHEYVVNFNQRTDVHRLPESSSIPRYGFKSVSFDTLNASEYDCTYLVDVVGYLSGIGNEKTFEKNDKSTIFDKEAKQVLGKSCVEILDPLLLKGDLSDTPTLLLNLIDKTFLFIVEVQISDNPHFSPSYKVKKMTDNVDLINKFKEAHPIQIDVDYTSGLLPISKTSSIIEGEKVEGAKNLLLEFSNEVVANDESELLENAIAPTKRLSSESEESKVEGDTSISINRLYLSKSVFTHEQLYVAISKVKSRSGLGVLILDEDGNPKLSTTNVVFK; this is encoded by the exons ATGGTTTGGCTCAATGAAGAC GGAGGAAAAATACACGCCTCAATTAAGAGGGTTTTTGTGTCTCAATTCGTGAATTTACTGGAGGAAGGAATATCTTACCAAATAAGATATGTTGGTGTTGGACTCAATAAGGGTTACTTCAAGATTACACATCATGAGTATGTGGTTAATTTTAACCAACGTACTGATGTGCACAGACTTCCAGAATCGTCGAGTATCCCACGATATGGATTTAAGTCTGTGAGTTTTGACACTCTCAATGCTTCTGAGTATGATTGCACCTATTTAGTTg aTGTTGTTGGATATCTTAGTGGAATTGGGAATGAGAAGACTTTTGAAAAGAATGACAAATCTACAA TCTTTGACAAAGAGGCAAAACAAGTTTTGGGAAAGAGCTGTGTAGAGATacttgatccacttctattg AAAGGAGATCTATCGGATACACCTACACTTTTGCTCAACCTAATTGATAAGACCTTTCTCTTCATCGTTGAAGTTCAAATATCTGATAATCCACATTTTTCACCTTCTTATAAAGTTAAGAAGATGACTGATAATGTGGACctcataaataaattcaaagagGCTCACCCTATTCAAATT gatGTTGACTACACCAGTGGTTTGCTTCCAATTTCAAAGACATCATCAATCATTGAAGGGGAAAAAGTAGAAGGTGCTAAg AATTTGTTGCTTGAATTCTCcaatgaagttgtggccaatgATGAATCCGAATTGTTGGAAAACGCTATTGCACCAACTAAGCGACTATCCTCGGAGTCGGAAGAATCGAAGGTGGAAGGAGATACCTCAATTTCCATTAACA GGCTTTATTTGTCAAAATCAGTGTTCACCCATGAACAACTTTATGTTGCTATATCAAAAGTTAAGAGTCGCAGTGGCCTCGGAGTTTTAATTCTAGACGAAGATGGCAATCCAAAGTTATCAACAACAAATGTCGTGTTCAAATag